The genomic DNA AGCAGGGTCTTGAGCTGCTCGGAAACTTTGTAAAATCACTCCCACAAAAATAAAGCATATCTATTGAGTTTATTTGCATAAGATTTTAGCTGTCTATTAAGGGCGTTGCTCAATGTTGTTATGTAATATGATCTTTTTTTCTGAATATTACCCATCTCGAGTCACACAGTGCACATTTTGTTCGGTATACTAGTGTTATCAAGGCTATTTTCCCCTTGAAATAGTTAATAAATTGTAAATACTATGTCTATACAGAAGAAATGCCTCCTAAAATGCATAAATAACGAGTTTTGTTAAGCGTAAGGGGAGTGCATAAAGGAGTGAAAGATGACAGAAGTAACGCGTAAAGACTTCGATGAAGTTATGGTTCCTTGTTATAACCCTATGTCAATTATTCCAGTTAGGGGTGAAGGATCGCGAATCTGGGATCAGCAAGATAACGAGTTCATTGATTTTGCTGGTGGTATTGCTGTGAGCTGTTTAGGTCACTGCCACCCAATCATGGTTAAAGCTTTATCAGAACAAGCGAATAAGTTGTGGCATCTTAGTAATGTTATGACTAACGAACCTGCTCTGCGTTTAGCTAAAAAACTGGTTGAGTTGAGTTTTGCTGAGAACATCTTTTTTGCTAATTCCGGTGCCGAAGCAAATGAAGCGGCATTAAAACTGGCTCGTCGTTATGCTGTGGATGAGTTTGGTGAGAAAAAATCAAAAATCATTGCATTTAACCAAGGTTTTCATGGCCGTACCTTCTTTACGGTAACCGTAGGTGGTCAAGCCGCCTATTCGGACGGTTTTGGGCCAAAACCTGGGGATATTGAACACATTCCTTATAACGATATTCAAGCATTTGAAGCCGCGATCTCTGATGATACATGTGCGGTAATGATGGAGCCATTACAGGGAGAGGGTGGCATCATTGCTCCAACCCCTGAGTTTGTCCAAACAGTACGAGAGTTGTGCGACAAGCACAACGCACTGTTGATTTTTGATGAAGTGCAAACAGGTAATGGACGTACCGGTGATTTCTATGCTTATCAAGGGCTAGGGGTCACGCCAGATATTTTAAGCACCGCTAAGTCTCTTGGTGGTGGATTCCCAATTGCTGCTGTTCTCACCAGCAAAAAGTTAGCCAAGCACCTGAAGGTTGGTACTCATGGTTCCACTTATGGTGGTAACCCATTGGCGTGTGCCGTGGCAGAAGCCGTTGTTGGTCATGTATCTCAACCAGAGGTTCTTGCTGGAATCAAAGAGCGCGAAGCAATGTTCCGTGCCGAACTGCAACGTATCAACGCCAAATACCCTATTTTCTCTGAAGTAAGAGGTAAAGGTTTATTGTTAGGTGCAGAGCTTAATGATGACTGGAAAGGCCGTTCTCGAGATGTACTCGTTGCAGCAGGAGAGGAAGGACTGCTTGTACTAGTGGCTGGAGCAAACGTGGTTCGTTTTACTCCTTCATTAGTGATTTCTCCTGAGGAGATACAACAAGGTTTTGCGCGCTTTGAAGCAGCTATAGCGAAACTGTACACCCTATAGATAACTATCAGGAGGATAGTGGGATGCTAGTAGTACGCCCGATATTTAAGGATGATTATGACTCGCTGCACTTGTGTGCAGAGGAGTCGGGCCATGGCTTTACTTCGTTACCGGTCAATCAGGAATTATTAAGCAATCGAATTGCTCATTCTGTAAATAGCTTTCAAAAAACTGAGGTGTCATCACCTGGTGATGAAGGGTATTTAATGGTTGGTGTTGACTGCGATAGCGGTGAAGTTGCGGGTACTACTGGCATAGAAGCATCCATTGGCTGGGATGCGCCTTTTTACTCATATCACATCAGTAAAGTGGTGCACTCATCCCCCCAGTTAGGCGTTAATAACGTAGTTAAGTTATTGACCTTTGGCAATAATTACACCGGATGCAGTGAAATCTGCACTCTGTTCTTACGCCCTAAATTTCGGGGTGGCTTAAATGGTCGCTTAATGTCGAAGTGTCGCTTTCTTATGATGGCTGAGCACCCCCACCGTTTCTCTACAACGATTTTTGCGGAGATGAGAGGGGTATCCGATGATAAGGGCAACTCTCCATTTTGGGATTGGCTGCAAGAGCACTTCTTTTCGATCGATTTTACTTTGGCGGACTACCTGACTGGGATTGGTAACAAGGGGTTTATTGCCGACTTGATGCCTAAATTGCCTATTTATATCAATTTGCTAAGCCCTGATGCGCAAAATGTCATAGGAAAGGTGCACGATAACACGCGCCCTGCATTAAAACTTTTGGAAAATGAAGGGTTTACATGCCGAGACTATGTGGACATTTTTGATGCAGGCCCTACAGTTGAGTGCGATTTACGCAATATAGATACAGTGCGTCATTCCTTTAGAGCCAAGGTATCTATTGCTGAGCATGGCAGTTCCATTAGTTATTTGATTAGCAATACTTCATTTGAACATTTCAGAGCAGTGGCGCAACAAGCGGCATTTGATGCTGAAACCCAAAGTGTCATTATTAGCCCTAAAGTTGCCCAAGCTCTGCAAGTTGAGGCCGGTGATTGGGTACGAATGGCGGCGGTGTAAATCGAACAACAAGGACGAACGTAATGGAAACGCATTTTATTGCAGGTGAGTGGATTTCAGGGCAAGGACATGATGTTAACTCTTTAGCTCCCTATAATAGCGAAGTGGTTTGGCAAGGGCATAGCGCGACTAAAGGTCAGGTGGAATTGGCTGTTGCGAGCGCTCGTCATGCTTTTTTGGCTTGGAAAAAACAGACATTTGCTCAGCGCGAGGCTGTGGTGCTACGTTTTGCTCAATTGGTCAAAGATAATGCTGAGCTTATTGCACAAACGGTGGCGAAAGAAACAGGAAAACCGTTATGGGAAACGCGCACCGAAGCGACTGCCATGGCTGGCAAAATTGCGCTTTCAATTCAATCTTATCATGAGAGAACCGGTACAAAGCACAAGCAAGTAGCGGGTAATGATGTCACCTTACAGCACCGCCCGTTAGGAGTGTTGGCTGTCTTTGGTCCATATAATTTTCCTGTCCATTTACCAAATGGACATATTGTGCCAGCGTTGTTGGCAGGAAATTCCGTGGTATTTAAACCTTCGGATCTCACTCCACTGTGTGGCGAGCTTGCCGTTAAATTGTGGCATGATGCGGGCTTACCTAAAGGTGTTATCAATTTGGTTCAGGGCGGCAAAGAAACAGGCATTGCATTAGCTGAGTCTGCTCAAATAGACGGTCTGTTATTTACCGGTAGTGCGAATACGGGGCATATTCTTCATCGTCAATTTGCCGGTCAACCGGAAAAAATGCTGGCGTTAGAGATGGGAGGAAATAACCCTCTTGTCGTGAGTGAGCAGTTTGGTGATATAGATGCTGCCGTTCATACCATAGTTCAGTCAGCATTTATTAGTGCAGGACAACGATGTACTTGCGCGCGACGCCTGTATATTCCTGAGGGGCAAGGGGGAGATGAGATAGTAGCGCGCCTTGTTGAAGTCACCCGCAAGCTTAAGATGGGACAACCATTTTCAGAGCCTCAACCTTTCATGGGTACCCTCATTTCTCGAGGCGCTGCAGAGCAAATTATTGTCGCAAAACAGACATTAATGGGTTTAGGTGCTAAGGCGTTGCTAGATGGTGAACTGCTGGATCACGCGTTTGTTGCACCAAGTATTTTAGATGTAACGGACATCGCTGAGTTACCAGACGAAGAGTATTTTG from Vibrio rarus includes the following:
- the astA gene encoding arginine N-succinyltransferase, whose translation is MLVVRPIFKDDYDSLHLCAEESGHGFTSLPVNQELLSNRIAHSVNSFQKTEVSSPGDEGYLMVGVDCDSGEVAGTTGIEASIGWDAPFYSYHISKVVHSSPQLGVNNVVKLLTFGNNYTGCSEICTLFLRPKFRGGLNGRLMSKCRFLMMAEHPHRFSTTIFAEMRGVSDDKGNSPFWDWLQEHFFSIDFTLADYLTGIGNKGFIADLMPKLPIYINLLSPDAQNVIGKVHDNTRPALKLLENEGFTCRDYVDIFDAGPTVECDLRNIDTVRHSFRAKVSIAEHGSSISYLISNTSFEHFRAVAQQAAFDAETQSVIISPKVAQALQVEAGDWVRMAAV
- the astD gene encoding succinylglutamate-semialdehyde dehydrogenase encodes the protein METHFIAGEWISGQGHDVNSLAPYNSEVVWQGHSATKGQVELAVASARHAFLAWKKQTFAQREAVVLRFAQLVKDNAELIAQTVAKETGKPLWETRTEATAMAGKIALSIQSYHERTGTKHKQVAGNDVTLQHRPLGVLAVFGPYNFPVHLPNGHIVPALLAGNSVVFKPSDLTPLCGELAVKLWHDAGLPKGVINLVQGGKETGIALAESAQIDGLLFTGSANTGHILHRQFAGQPEKMLALEMGGNNPLVVSEQFGDIDAAVHTIVQSAFISAGQRCTCARRLYIPEGQGGDEIVARLVEVTRKLKMGQPFSEPQPFMGTLISRGAAEQIIVAKQTLMGLGAKALLDGELLDHAFVAPSILDVTDIAELPDEEYFGPLLQVVRFTDFAQAVELANNTKYGLSAGLISTNDEQWQYFSDEIRAGIVNRNRPITGASGDAPFGGPGASGNLRPSAFYAADYCAYPMASIQGAESVFPETLSPGLQFD
- a CDS encoding aspartate aminotransferase family protein, producing MTEVTRKDFDEVMVPCYNPMSIIPVRGEGSRIWDQQDNEFIDFAGGIAVSCLGHCHPIMVKALSEQANKLWHLSNVMTNEPALRLAKKLVELSFAENIFFANSGAEANEAALKLARRYAVDEFGEKKSKIIAFNQGFHGRTFFTVTVGGQAAYSDGFGPKPGDIEHIPYNDIQAFEAAISDDTCAVMMEPLQGEGGIIAPTPEFVQTVRELCDKHNALLIFDEVQTGNGRTGDFYAYQGLGVTPDILSTAKSLGGGFPIAAVLTSKKLAKHLKVGTHGSTYGGNPLACAVAEAVVGHVSQPEVLAGIKEREAMFRAELQRINAKYPIFSEVRGKGLLLGAELNDDWKGRSRDVLVAAGEEGLLVLVAGANVVRFTPSLVISPEEIQQGFARFEAAIAKLYTL